Genomic window (Ferviditalea candida):
TTTACATTCGTTGCTTGTTGAACTGACATTTTTTTTGTTACCTCCCCAAAAAAGTTGAATTAATGGTTTATCCTTATCTTATTCCTCAATTTGATACCGAACAACAACAGAGTTTCACATTATGCAACGACATGTTCATTTTTTAATATTTAATTTATGGCAGTCTCTGCGTTGTTAGTTTTCTTCCGTTCTTGCATGATATACTTAATTAAACCTTCCGGATATCACAGCCGGTTAAACATGAATGAAATATACAGAAAGGAATTTGCACATGAAACCAACAAACAACGGAGCTTCACAAGAAATCGCTTCAGTCAAAAAGGCTTTGAGAATACTGCGCAGCTTTTCCATAGACGAACCCGAGAAAAAAATCAGTGATCTGGCGGCTTCATTGAAAATGAATAAAAGCACCGTCAGCCGATTGATGTCTACTTTGGCCAATGAAGGATTCGTCACAAAAGACGAGGATACGCAAAAATACCGCCTTGGCTATTCCGTGCTCGCCTTAAGCGGCATCATTACATCCAATTTGGAAATTCACAGGGAAGCGGCGCCGGTTCTAAATCAATTAACCCAAGAAACCGGAGAGACTTCTCATCTTGTGGTGCTGGAGGGGATTAATATCGTTTATTTGGACAAAATCGAGTGCAAGCATCCGGTTCGCATTTTCACGCATTTGGGCAGAAGCAATCCGGCATACTGCACCAGTTCGGGGAAAGCCATCTTGGCTTATAGAGAACCGGAGCTTGTGGAAAAGGTTATCGAAAACGGTTTGGTACCGTATGCCTCCAATACGATAACAGATCCGCAAGAACTGTACCGACACTTGGAGCAGGTTAGGAAGCAAGGGTACGATTACAGCGTGAATGAATTTCATGAAGGCGTATCTTCCG
Coding sequences:
- a CDS encoding IclR family transcriptional regulator, whose amino-acid sequence is MKPTNNGASQEIASVKKALRILRSFSIDEPEKKISDLAASLKMNKSTVSRLMSTLANEGFVTKDEDTQKYRLGYSVLALSGIITSNLEIHREAAPVLNQLTQETGETSHLVVLEGINIVYLDKIECKHPVRIFTHLGRSNPAYCTSSGKAILAYREPELVEKVIENGLVPYASNTITDPQELYRHLEQVRKQGYDYSVNEFHEGVSSVAAPIRDYSGKIYYAVSVVGPIQRIHQHNLQEIAKKVMKAGEEISRRMGYRA